The following proteins are co-located in the Pseudomonas fluorescens genome:
- a CDS encoding fimbrial protein, with product MKTLITVAIASSLMMLLSPDVAARTASQGEGVVTLGGEIVDSACGLELASVNQTIEMPPEPIGRLLRNAVGAVQPFQLRLVNCSLTRPDPNRPGVNLPDWEHLRVTFDGPRDRGGMSFAVFGGSQGVALHIQDAAGQESVPGVPMALMPLANGDMTLHYTLRLVGNGLPLVTGAHGAAVRFKLEYF from the coding sequence GTGAAGACACTCATAACTGTCGCTATTGCCTCTTCATTGATGATGCTCCTCAGCCCTGATGTGGCTGCACGCACGGCGTCGCAGGGCGAAGGGGTCGTCACGCTGGGTGGAGAGATCGTTGACTCCGCCTGTGGGTTGGAGCTGGCCAGCGTCAATCAAACCATCGAAATGCCTCCTGAACCGATAGGCCGGCTTTTGCGCAACGCCGTCGGCGCTGTGCAGCCGTTCCAGTTACGCCTGGTCAATTGCTCCCTGACTCGCCCCGACCCGAATCGCCCCGGTGTAAACCTGCCTGATTGGGAACACCTGCGCGTCACGTTTGACGGGCCTCGCGACCGAGGCGGGATGTCCTTTGCGGTCTTTGGCGGTTCGCAGGGGGTGGCCCTGCACATTCAGGATGCGGCCGGTCAGGAGAGCGTTCCCGGTGTACCGATGGCGTTAATGCCTCTGGCCAATGGCGACATGACACTTCATTACACGCTTCGCCTGGTCGGTAATGGACTGCCATTGGTGACGGGTGCCCACGGTGCCGCAGTGCGGTTCAAGTTGGAATACTTTTGA